The following proteins are encoded in a genomic region of Glycine soja cultivar W05 chromosome 17, ASM419377v2, whole genome shotgun sequence:
- the LOC114393570 gene encoding uncharacterized protein LOC114393570, whose product MNLNHHDAPPYEHMLKESINRFFAEHRRGATDFADFTSIFSRMLHSTPEPPLPLLWFYAALEFRATREPSRRARDLFHLLASCSGARGSTKRIAALAPLLFVLHRSVLLRGEELLLKSEVEGLVEGVVSYCSICCGNEICREDDVAVLEFGDLVKVWTVDDDEDYNEGGVLGLGFFPFVSEEFRKGMIERGCEVGVLAGVVMWEALLLKLCLAFEKGIGRAEQEKRVMASAVQTITGFRSFRFLDTLFRMMLEPVLPVTSLLGSENEVLLKEVLYNSVMMIDYSFINPQAEFSLYANSLKDFAITWLFVAELAVQSAREKGDHGKAMSYINAFCRSCIPIQLINWVTNQNCIGRKISRPNVSTPIALIKWLLVAEEQGIAVFAGETAKQINIMLKANFFTSRTECLLPVIKHFFNNLNKNLYLNSMNGEAGADKLDGDVEMLDTVDTVSLPAADSLNRVIEGTRKRKEGIEDDTITQLKYMRCQFHENSVRENSFIFRQQ is encoded by the exons ATGAACCTCAACCACCACGACGCTCCCCCTTACGAGCACATGCTGAAGGAATCCATCAACCGCTTCTTCGCCGAACATCGCCGCGGCGCCACCGACTTCGCCGACTTCACCTCCATCTTCTCCCGCATGCTCCACTCCACCCCCGAACCCCCCCTCCCACTCCTCTGGTTCTACGCAGCCCTCGAATTTCGCGCCACGCGCGAACCTTCTAGAAGAGCCAGAGACCTCTTCCACTTACTCGCTTCCTGTTCCGGTGCGCGCGGCTCCACCAAACGAATCGCTGCACTCGCACCGTTACTCTTTGTATTACACCGCTCAGTACTTCTTCGGGGAGAGGAATTGTTGTTGAAGAGCGAGGTGGAGGGGTTGGTGGAAGGGGTTGTGAGTTACTGCAGCATCTGTTGCGGCAACGAGATTTGCCGCGAAGATGACGTGGCGGTGTTGGAGTTCGGGGATTTAGTTAAGGTGTGGACGGTGGATGATGATGAGGATTATAACGAGGGTGGGgttttaggtttagggtttttcCCCTTTGTGAGTGAAGAATTTAGGAAAGGGATGATTGAGAGGGGCTGCGAGGTTGGGGTGTTGGCTGGGGTTGTTATGTGGGAAGCGCTTTTGCTGAAGCTCTGTTTGGCGTTCGAGAAAGGGATTGGCAGAGCGGAACAGGAGAAGAGGGTCATGGCTTCCGCGGTTCAGACCATCACAGGGTTTCGGAGCTTTCGCTTCTTGG ATACCCTTTTCAGGATGATGTTGGAACCAGTTTTGCCAGTGACCTCTCTACTG GGTTCTGAAAATGAAGTTCTTTTAAAAGAAGTCCTGTACAATTCTGTGATGATGATAGACTATTCATTCATTAATCCTCAAGCAGAATTTTCACTATATGCCAACAGCTTGAAAGATTTTGCTATAACTTGGTTGTTTGTTGCTGAGTTAGCTGTACAGTCTGCTAG GGAAAAAGGTGATCACGGGAAAGCTATGTCTTACATAAATGCCTTCTGTAGATCCTGCATACCCATTCAATTGATCAACTGGGTTACTAATCAAAATTGCATAGGCAGAAAGATCAGCAGACCAAATGTTTCCACTCCCATAGCTCTTATAA AGTGGCTTCTAGTTGCTGAGGAACAAGGAATTGCAGTATTTGCTGGAGAAACTGCCAAGCAGATAAACATCATGCTCAAAGCTAACTTTTTCACTTCAAGAACCGAGTGCTTGCTTCCAGTGATCAAGCATTTCTTCAACAATCTGAATAAGAATCTCTATTTGAATTCTATGAATGGAGAAGCCGGGGCAGATAAACTTGATGGTGACGTAGAGATGCTTGATACTGTGGACACTGTAAGTTTGCCTGCCGCTGATAGTCTGAACAGAGTTATTGAAGGAACAAGAAAACGCAAAGAAGGGATTGAGGATGATACTATAACACAGCTGAAGTATATGAGATGCCAATTTCATGAGAATTCAGTCAGAGAAAACTCGTTTATATTCAGGCAACAGTGA
- the LOC114393572 gene encoding protein NDL2-like has translation MADSTSSDSLSLDIDSFSPSPQEHIIRTRHGSVSVAVYGDQDKPALITYPDLALNYVSCFQGLLFCPEAYYLLLHNFCIYHISPPGHELGAAAIDQDHPILSVDDLADQIAEVLNFFGLSAVMCMGVTAGAYILTLFAMKYRQRVLGLILVSPLCKEPSWTEWLYNKVMSNLLYFYGMCGVVKEILLKRYFSKEIRGGTQLPESDIVKSCRRLLDERQSLNVWRFLEAINERPDISEGLRKLHCRSLIFVGDMSPFHSEAVHMTSKLDRRFSALVEVQACGSMVTEEQPHAMLIPMEYFLMGYGLYKPSKLSVSPRSPLSPSCISPELYSPESMGLKLKPIKTRISLEI, from the exons ATGGCCGATTCAACCTCAAGCGATTCACTCTCACTCGACATCGATTCCTTTTCTCCTTCACCTCAg GAACATATCATCAGAACACGTCATGGTTCTGTATCTGTTGCTGTATATGGAGACCAGGATAAGCCAGCTCTAATCACATATCCGGATTTGGCTTTAAATT ATGTCTCCTGCTTTCAGGGGTTATTATTTTGTCCCGAGGCATATTACCTTCTGCTCCACAATTTCTGCATTTATCATATTAGTCCACCTGGGCATGAG TTGGGAGCTGCTGCAATCGATCAAGATCACCCAATTCTTTCTGTAGATGATTTAGCTGATCAAATAGCCGAGGTTCTCAACTTTTTTGG TCTTAGTGCAGTCATGTGTATGGGAGTAACTGCTGGGGCTTACATTCTTACCTTATTTGCT ATGAAGTATAGACAACGTGTTCTTGGTTTGATACTTGTTTCTCCTCTATGTAAAGAACCGTCTTGGACTGAATGGTTGTACAACAAG GTCATGTCAAATTTACTATACTTTTATGGCATGTGTGGGGTGGTTAAGGAAATATTGCTGAAGCGGTACTTTAGCAAG GAAATTCGAGGTGGCACTCAATTGCCGGAGTCAGATATAGTTAAATCTTGTCGAAGG TTGTTGGATGAGAGGCAGAGTTTGAATGTGTGGCGATTCCTGGAAGCTATTAACGA GAGACCTGACATAAGTGAAGGGTTGAGAAAACTACATTGCCGTTCGCTTATTTTTGTTGGGGATATGTCACCATTTCACTCGGAGGCTGTTCACATGACTTCAAAGTTAGACAGACGATTCAGTGCCTTAGTTGAG GTTCAAGCATGTGGATCAATGGTAACAGAGGAGCAGCCTCATGCCATGTTAATACCAATGGAGTACTTTCTCATGGGATATGGCTTGTACAAGCCATCCAAGTTGAGTGTCAGCCCAAGAAGTCCCTTGAGCCCATCATGCATTTCGCCTGAGCTTTATTCACCAGAGAGCATGGGTTTGAAATTGAAACCCATAAAGACACGAATTTCTCTGGAAATCTAG